aatctggaatcatctggatagaaagtgggatatcttcttactcacaactcgtatgagatttattaaacttcctggttattctccactgattagtggttccaaataaagcttcttatgcCACAACCGAACCTATTGCATCAGAGATGTATTCAATCTCTGAATTTGGCCTCCACACCTTTGCATCACCAATCTTAGCCACTTCAACCCACACCTTGCTTGCATTTGGACCCAGGGGCACAAAGTGACACAGCTCTTTCGGATCAGTTGAAGCCACTCTTCCTTCAGCTACCTTACGTCCGGTGTTGCTGCAGTCGAAGAGAATACACTTCTGCTTTGCACTTTTGGTGGTACTAGTGCTGCCTGGACTCTAAAACTCAACAAGTTCCAACGTCAACCAACAGACAAACAAATACAAGGTTATTCATTTCAATAACATACCATTGCTTTTTTCTTTGCTGGTTTGGTAGGTGATGCTGTTTTCGTGGCTGCAGGTTTTGCAGGTGTTGCAGCTGTAGTGATCGAAGCCATGATTTCAAACTTGAGGAGTGGCCATGCGATTTTCTCGTTAATTGCATCACCAATCAAAAACATCTCTGCAGTTGGCCTCCACAAATGAGCATTATCTTTAAACACCTTCACCACTTCAATGCTCACCACATTTGGACCCAGAGGTATATTGTTAACCATCTCTTTGGAATTAGATGAGCACAGGAGACCTTCAGCAataacctcttcttcttctgaagtCCAGTCATAGATTTTGcatcttcgagtttcgccttcCTTGTGTTGCTACAATGTAACAAGCTAATGATGAGAGACCTATACTTATGTCGAAAAAGTACTAGATTAAAAAACTTTACCATCGATACATCTTGAGACGCTACTGGATTCCTGTCCAAAACCACTTTATTTATTGGCCAAGCTACTTTGCATCCCACTGCGTCCTCAAGAGATAATGCATCTGTCGTAGGCCTCCAGAGAAAAGCTTCCGAGATTAATGCAGACTTAACAATAACAGCCACTGCATTAGGACCAATAGGCACACGACCAATTTTGTACATCGGTTCATCAGAGCAAAATTCTCCTTCACCAACAACTACATCTTCTGACTCAAACCAATCCAGTATTTGTACTCTGACTCCTTCTttgaatccagcacttgtctcaGATGTTTCAGTCTCACCATTAGTTTTCTGTGAGAAGAGAAAaccattattaattattaactaTAATCAGACCAGTTGAGTAAATGTAGTGAAAACGAGTACCTTCTTTCCAGCTAACTCTCGGACCATGCCCTTCAACTCTTCAATCTCACTAGCCATATCAGCAATCTTTGCGTGTCTAGATTGCAGAAATGCTAGTTTAGTAGCCGTAATCCCTCTACCAAACCCCCTTACTCGTCCAGGTTTATCTTTTCCCAAAATCTTGGTGACAGCATCCTCCCTTATGTTATCAGCAGCTGATGTAGAGTCCATTTGACTATCAAGTGACTGGATTTGTTCCTGATACGAACATTTATACACAATATAACTCAATGATCATAATCCAAGAAGATgaaacacaatatataacaaGTTCCAGAATTCTTACAATAGTCTCAGCATATTGAGGCTTCACGGGTCTACCATCAGCGTGAGTATGTCCCGCAATCCATACCTTACTCCTACTCACTTTTTTCGGGTCttgactcttttttttctatacaaaatacatacatatatctCAGTACACAGAGGCTTAATTATTCTAATAAGCTATACAATATATAGATGTTTGAGTACATATTACTTACCATATCATAAGCTAAACGAATCATTCCTTTGCAGCTGGTGGTATGAGGAATCTGATTTTTTCTCAGCTCTCGGTACCTATTACTTATTTCctacaatataaatatgaatgtGACTAAATCTATAAGACATGAAATAAgacataattaaatttatagaaCATGACATATAAATATGGATAATTTACCGTGAAACTTGAGGTAGTCTTGCTCCTAACCCAAGTGTTCCACACTTGTATAGATGGGACGTTGCtgggttttaattttaatctctCAGCAGCAGTCTTCGCTGCCCGTACTTGTGACACTAGCCTTGACTTCCCAGCCCTCCACAAGCTTCCCAACTGCTTGAAAATAACAGCTTTATGCCACTCTTCTTGCAAGTTAAACCTCCCCTGCATCAAAATAAGCAAAGGTCAAACATGTTTATAATGTCATATTGTGGTTCAATAAAGCGTATATATACCTGAATTTCTTCCCACATTGTTGCTTTAGTCGCTGCATCAAGTCTTCTCCAATCAGAAAGTGTTACCGGAACATGTTCCCTCACAAGAGGACCAAGAAAAGATGATAGTGTTACTGAACCAGGTCCAACATGCTCACCAAAGTCAGTGAATGTGACCGCAACCTTTTCATTAGGATTTTCAGCCACTCTACGCATCTTTGTTGGTcctcttctatttttttctttcacttctTCCCCTGGTAGCTCAACTCCTTCGTTACTAGGAATCTCATCATCTTGAGCATTGCTGACTTCTTCGTTCCCTTCCTCATTGAGAACTTCATCTTCTACCATATTAGCAGGTTCTCCATCATCCTCTTTCTGTTCCTGTCCTTTCAAACaagcttctccttcttctttatcATCTTCAGACCTTGCCTTCTCAGCTTGATCAGCCACTGGTGTTACATCTTCCGGTGTTACATCTTCTACCTCATCATCTCGCGGAATATATTCTGGCGTAACATCTTCTAGCTCATCATCTCGCGGAATATATTCTGGTGTAACATCTTCTAGCTCATCTTCTACCTCGTCATCTTGAGCAGCCACTTTCTTGATTCTACTACTTCTTCTCGTTGGCGTTAGAACTAAAGCCTTTGTTGGGGCAGCCACTTTCTTTGTTGTTCTTTTCTTCACTGTTAGTGTTGGATCTACTACATCCAAGCCTTGATTACGTCTACTCCGACGAGAACCAACTTGTCCTCCTCCTCTTGTTTTTGCCATTTCTGAAACTgataaacaaatccaaaataaaatcggaacccacaatcatattcaAAATCTAAACC
This portion of the Raphanus sativus cultivar WK10039 unplaced genomic scaffold, ASM80110v3 Scaffold5423, whole genome shotgun sequence genome encodes:
- the LOC108839143 gene encoding uncharacterized protein LOC108839143, with protein sequence MAKTRGGGQVGSRRSRRNQGLDVVDPTLTVKKRTTKKVAAPTKALVLTPTRRSSRIKKVAAQDDEVEDELEDVTPEYIPRDDELEDVTPEYIPRDDEVEDVTPEDVTPVADQAEKARSEDDKEEGEACLKGQEQKEDDGEPANMVEDEVLNEEGNEEVSNAQDDEIPSNEGVELPGEEVKEKNRRGPTKMRRVAENPNEKVAVTFTDFGEHVGPGSVTLSSFLGPLVREHVPVTLSDWRRLDAATKATMWEEIQGRFNLQEEWHKAVIFKQLGSLWRAGKSRLVSQVRAAKTAAERLKLKPSNVPSIQVWNTWVRSKTTSSFTEISNRYRELRKNQIPHTTSCKGMIRLAYDMKKKSQDPKKVSRSKVWIAGHTHADGRPVKPQYAETIEQIQSLDSQMDSTSAADNIREDAVTKILGKDKPGRVRGFGRGITATKLAFLQSRHAKIADMASEIEELKGMVRELAGKKKTNGETETSETSAGFKEGVRVQILDWFESEDVVVGEGEFCSDEPMYKIGRVPIGPNAVAVIVKSALISEAFLWRPTTDALSLEDAVGCKVAWPINKVVLDRNPVASQDVSMQHKEGETRRCKIYDWTSEEEEVIAEGLLCSSNSKEMVNNIPLGPNVVSIEVVKVFKDNAHLWRPTAEMFLIGDAINEKIAWPLLKFEIMASITTAATPAKPAATKTASPTKPAKKKAMSPGSTSTTKSAKQKCILFDCSNTGRKVAEGRVASTDPKELCHFVPLGPNASKVWVEVAKIGDAKVWRPNSEIEYISDAIGSVVA